A region from the Sorex araneus isolate mSorAra2 chromosome 6, mSorAra2.pri, whole genome shotgun sequence genome encodes:
- the PURA gene encoding transcriptional activator protein Pur-alpha: MADRDSGSEQGGAALGSGGSLGHPGSGSGSGGGGGGGGGGGGSGGGGGGAPGGLQHETQELASKRVDIQNKRFYLDVKQNAKGRFLKIAEVGAGGNKSRLTLSMSVAVEFRDYLGDFIEHYAQLGPSQPPDLAQAQDEPRRALKSEFLVRENRKYYMDLKENQRGRFLRIRQTVNRGPGLGSTQGQTIALPAQGLIEFRDALAKLIDDYGVEEEPAELPEGTSLTVDNKRFFFDVGSNKYGVFMRVSEVKPTYRNSITVPYKVWAKFGHTFCKYSEEMKKIQEKQREKRAACEQLHQQQQQQQEETAAATLLLQGEEEGEED, translated from the coding sequence ATGGCGGACCGAGACAGCGGCAGCGAGCAGGGTGGTGCGGCGCTGGGCTCGGGCGGCTCCCTGGGGCAcccgggctcgggctcgggctccGGCGGGGGCGGTggtggcggcgggggcggcggcggcagtggcggcggcggcggcggggccccgGGGGGGCTGCAGCACGAGACGCAGGAGCTGGCCTCCAAGCGGGTGGACATCCAGAACAAGCGCTTCTACCTGGACGTGAAGCAGAACGCCAAGGGCCGCTTCCTGAAGATCGCAGAGGTGGGCGCGGGCGGCAACAAGAGCCGCCTGACTCTCTCCATGTCAGTGGCAGTGGAGTTCCGCGACTACCTGGGCGACTTCATCGAGCACTACGCGCAGCTGGGCCCCAGCCAGCCGCCCGACCTGGCCCAGGCACAGGACGAGCCGCGCCGGGCGCTCAAGAGCGAGTTCCTGGTGCGCGAGAACCGCAAGTACTACATGGATCTCAAGGAGAACCAGCGCGGCCGCTTCCTGCGCATCCGCCAGACGGTCAACCGGGGGCCCGGCCTGGGCTCCACGCAGGGCCAGACCATTGCGCTGCCCGCACAGGGGCTCATCGAGTTCCGTGACGCTCTGGCCAAGCTCATCGACGACTACGGAGTGGAGGAGGAGCCGGCCGAGCTGCCCGAGGGCACCTCGTTGACTGTGGACAACAAGCGCTTCTTCTTCGATGTGGGCTCCAACAAGTACGGCGTGTTTATGCGAGTGAGCGAGGTGAAGCCCACCTACCGCAACTCCATCACCGTGCCCTACAAGGTGTGGGCCAAGTTCGGACACACCTTCTGCAAGTACTCGGAAGAGATGAAGAAGATccaggagaagcagagggagaagcGAGCCGCGTGTGAGCAGctccaccagcagcagcagcagcagcaagaggAGACCGCCGCTGCCACCCTGCTGCTGCAGGgcgaggaagaaggggaagaagattGA